A genome region from Archaeoglobus fulgidus DSM 4304 includes the following:
- a CDS encoding HEPN domain-containing protein, producing the protein MNKKGNTEEIIERLFSILSSEKDSIEFLKAVSEFSKFYEIDKKEQERRSSEAKSFVKMALQDFESVKILYQSKIYSLAVYHLQQAVEKYVKAYVLAFFGLSKKEMKGYVGHDSPKAFIRLLDRYKRSLELFLKSIQKIGGLDTQFLKISDEDIRKLVRIVNMSRKQIAEMDSNQIKGIINATIKIKIALENKEIKNQILGLLSKLKNEASEIKSSDPSEKFILEKLIDSVDRVLNNLETLLKLSSTFLVLYMLSIITYPHATFARYPNKTLPPEKYDENLGIVQYFNEIVKLLDEVANLLVYEI; encoded by the coding sequence ATGAATAAAAAAGGAAACACGGAGGAAATTATAGAACGCTTATTTTCCATTTTATCATCCGAAAAGGACTCAATAGAATTTCTTAAAGCTGTTTCAGAATTTTCAAAATTTTATGAAATTGATAAGAAAGAGCAAGAGAGAAGATCATCTGAAGCAAAAAGCTTCGTTAAAATGGCACTACAGGATTTTGAATCCGTTAAGATTTTGTATCAATCCAAAATTTACTCTTTAGCTGTGTACCACTTACAACAAGCTGTGGAGAAATATGTTAAAGCTTATGTTTTAGCGTTTTTTGGATTGAGCAAAAAAGAGATGAAAGGTTATGTTGGGCACGATTCGCCAAAAGCGTTTATTAGACTTCTCGATAGGTACAAAAGATCATTAGAATTGTTTTTAAAAAGTATTCAAAAAATTGGCGGATTGGATACACAATTTCTAAAAATTTCAGATGAAGATATACGCAAATTGGTGAGAATTGTAAATATGAGTAGAAAACAGATCGCAGAAATGGATTCAAATCAGATAAAAGGAATTATAAATGCCACAATTAAAATAAAAATTGCCTTGGAGAATAAAGAAATTAAAAACCAGATATTGGGGTTACTCTCCAAATTAAAGAATGAAGCAAGCGAAATAAAGAGTTCGGATCCATCCGAGAAATTTATTCTGGAAAAATTAATTGATAGTGTTGATAGAGTCCTAAATAATCTGGAGACGTTATTAAAACTGAGTTCGACCTTTCTTGTGCTTTATATGCTATCTATAATAACCTATCCTCATGCCACATTCGCCAGATATCCAAACAAAACATTGCCACCTGAAAAATATGATGAAAATTTAGGAATAGTTCAGTATTTTAATGAAATCGTTAAGTTATTGGATGAAGTAGCGAATTTATTGGTATATGAAATATAA